In a genomic window of Gammaproteobacteria bacterium:
- a CDS encoding SDR family oxidoreductase, with protein sequence MSKDTQRSAIVTGGSRGIGQAIAMRLAADGFAVAVNYVGNTAKAQETVSAIESAGGRAIAVQGDVGSPGDVAMLYDSVKRDFGRIDVVVNSAGVMRLSPIAQTDPDDFDRIIAINLRGTFLMMAQAAQHLQEAGRFIALSSSVIAKNIPGYGAYIASKAGVEGLVRVFANELRGRNITVNAVAPGPVATELFLHGKSEELIAQIARQAPLERIGQPDDIAGVVSFLAGQDGAWVNAQVLRANGGFA encoded by the coding sequence ATGAGCAAAGACACACAGAGGAGTGCGATCGTCACAGGCGGTTCGCGCGGAATCGGCCAGGCGATCGCTATGCGCCTGGCGGCAGACGGTTTCGCCGTGGCGGTCAACTACGTGGGAAACACGGCCAAAGCGCAGGAAACGGTCTCAGCCATTGAATCGGCCGGCGGTCGGGCGATTGCAGTCCAGGGTGATGTTGGCAGCCCGGGCGATGTGGCAATGCTGTACGACAGCGTGAAACGGGATTTCGGTCGCATCGACGTGGTGGTGAACAGCGCCGGCGTCATGAGGCTTTCGCCCATAGCACAAACGGATCCGGACGATTTCGACCGCATCATTGCCATCAATTTGCGAGGAACGTTTCTGATGATGGCGCAGGCAGCGCAGCACTTGCAGGAGGCTGGCCGTTTTATCGCGCTGTCTTCCAGCGTTATCGCCAAAAATATACCGGGTTATGGTGCATACATCGCGTCAAAGGCCGGTGTGGAGGGGCTGGTGCGCGTGTTCGCGAATGAACTGAGAGGGCGAAATATCACCGTTAACGCGGTTGCTCCCGGGCCGGTTGCCACAGAACTCTTTCTTCATGGGAAGAGCGAGGAGCTGATCGCGCAGATCGCCAGGCAAGCTCCGTTGGAGCGGATCGGCCAACCTGATGATATTGCCGGTGTGGTGTCGTTTCTGGCCGGCCAAGACGGTGCTTGGGTCAACGCCCAGGTTCTTCGCGCCAACGGCGGATTCGCTTGA
- a CDS encoding LysR substrate-binding domain-containing protein, whose amino-acid sequence MDRLDALQLFTRIVETGSFSRAADMLDIPRATATHAIKQLEARLGVRLLERTTRQVRPTLDGQAFYERCVHILSELDDAESSLRNVASNPRGILRVEMHGTHATRIVLPRIDEFHSRYPGIELVVSSGDRLINLIREGVDCAIRAGNLHDSSLVARRLTTMPQVICASPEYLARFGTPHHPDEISSHQAVKFFSSNGGVDNTLELIVNGKIRKYAAGGWMSVNDAENYVVCALRGCGLIQLPRFHVEEELQDGRLVEVLDEWASPDLPLSVLYPQRRQLPPRVRVFIDWLSSLYQAKFEGLH is encoded by the coding sequence ATGGACCGCCTTGACGCACTTCAACTCTTCACCCGCATCGTGGAAACCGGAAGTTTCAGCCGCGCTGCAGACATGCTCGACATCCCTCGAGCCACCGCCACCCATGCGATCAAGCAGCTGGAGGCACGACTTGGCGTCCGCTTGCTTGAACGAACGACGCGCCAAGTACGCCCTACCCTCGACGGGCAAGCATTCTACGAACGCTGTGTGCATATCCTCAGCGAACTGGACGATGCCGAATCCTCATTGCGGAACGTCGCCTCCAACCCGCGTGGCATTTTGCGCGTGGAGATGCACGGCACCCATGCGACCCGCATCGTCCTGCCAAGGATCGACGAATTCCACAGCCGCTATCCCGGCATCGAGCTGGTCGTCAGCAGTGGAGACCGGCTTATCAATCTGATACGTGAGGGAGTCGATTGCGCAATTCGTGCCGGCAACCTGCACGATTCAAGCCTGGTGGCACGGCGACTGACCACCATGCCCCAGGTCATCTGTGCCAGCCCCGAATATCTTGCCCGCTTTGGCACGCCGCACCACCCTGACGAAATTTCGTCACATCAGGCCGTGAAGTTCTTTTCCAGCAACGGCGGCGTAGACAATACGCTCGAGTTGATCGTCAATGGCAAAATCCGTAAATATGCTGCCGGCGGATGGATGTCGGTCAACGATGCCGAGAATTACGTCGTATGCGCACTGCGTGGCTGCGGGTTGATTCAGCTGCCCCGTTTCCACGTTGAAGAGGAATTGCAGGATGGGCGTCTCGTCGAAGTACTGGATGAATGGGCAAGCCCTGATTTGCCATTATCCGTGCTATATCCACAACGGCGGCAGCTGCCACCGCGTGTCCGCGTGTTCATCGACTGGCTCAGCAGTCTCTACCAAGCGAAGTTTGAAGGCCTGCATTAA
- a CDS encoding EamA family transporter, with protein sequence MSTALKLGDHRIAYLLLTLTTLFWAGNAIIGRALHDSVHPVTLAFWRWALAALILLPFAWRHVMRDWRALIDAWAIMLVLSLFGIGCFNTMLYAAAQTTTATNIALIQTAMPATIVILGLLLFGDRVSKKGIFGVALSIAGAGVIVLRGSLETLATWHVVTGDVWMLVAVLCYALYSVLLRKRPVVHPLSFLVATFAIGALMLLPLYIWEQGRYGAPHLSGGLLAGTVYVAVFPSILAYLFWNRGVDLIGSNRAGLFICLVPVFASALAMVFLNEHLHAFHLVGLALIVVGFILFNHPGRAMDS encoded by the coding sequence ATGTCCACCGCTCTTAAGCTCGGCGACCACCGTATCGCCTATTTGCTGTTGACGCTGACCACGCTGTTTTGGGCTGGTAACGCCATCATCGGCCGGGCGTTGCATGACAGCGTGCATCCGGTCACGTTGGCGTTCTGGCGCTGGGCGCTGGCGGCGCTGATCCTGCTGCCGTTTGCCTGGCGGCATGTCATGCGTGACTGGCGTGCCTTGATCGACGCCTGGGCGATCATGCTGGTGCTGTCGCTGTTCGGCATCGGCTGTTTCAATACCATGCTGTATGCCGCGGCGCAGACAACCACGGCGACCAACATCGCCCTGATTCAGACCGCGATGCCGGCGACGATCGTGATCCTTGGGCTGCTGTTGTTCGGCGACCGGGTTTCGAAAAAAGGCATCTTCGGCGTCGCGTTGAGCATTGCCGGCGCAGGCGTCATCGTCCTGCGCGGCAGTCTGGAAACTCTGGCGACCTGGCATGTCGTGACCGGCGACGTCTGGATGCTGGTCGCGGTGCTGTGCTACGCGTTGTATTCCGTCCTGCTGCGCAAACGACCTGTGGTGCATCCGCTGAGCTTCCTGGTGGCAACCTTCGCTATTGGCGCCCTTATGCTGCTGCCCTTGTACATCTGGGAGCAGGGGCGTTACGGTGCGCCGCATCTAAGCGGTGGGTTGCTGGCCGGCACCGTCTACGTGGCGGTGTTCCCTTCGATTCTCGCGTACCTGTTCTGGAATCGCGGCGTCGATCTGATCGGCTCCAACCGGGCCGGCCTGTTCATCTGCCTGGTGCCGGTCTTCGCTTCGGCTTTGGCCATGGTGTTTTTGAATGAGCACCTGCATGCCTTTCATCTGGTGGGGCTGGCGCTCATTGTGGTGGGATTCATCCTGTTCAACCATCCGGGCAGGGCGATGGACAGCTGA